The nucleotide window GCGTTTCCACTGTACAGGACAGTATCTACTCACTTGTCCTCGGCCATTTTGCTGTTTATAGATGGAGTATGGAGGTTGCAAGGAGTGGTATTCGCTGGAAGTTGTGGATGAGAGATGTGAGTGAAATGGTTGGTGCAAGTCCCGGAGCCTCGTAGGGCGGGGTTATTTCGGGTGGAATCGGGGTTAGCCGCGAGTGGCATCTCTCAGATTAATGAATCACGTGaccatctctcttcatAATCTCTATCCTCGAGACGTTATTACTGCCTGCTTCGTTTGACTTTACTACCATTTCAGTGTCAGATACAAGCCTTGAAAACAATGTCCCGCCAGCTCGACAACGTAAACCCCACCATTTTCGCGCCATCATCCCCCAATTTCGTCCGAAGAGCGACAGGAAAGTCCGCAAAATCGAGCTTATGGGCCCCCGAAGCTTTGTCAGATGATACGGAGGACTACTACTCCGCAGGAGCAAGCGGTAGCGGTAGTGTcagtgaagaggaggaaggaagggaagataTTGATGCACAAGAGATTTATGGTGGGTTGTTTTACTGCACGGTGCTGAGAAACAAATGGGCATATCCCGCTTGCCACCACTGTTTCCAAGTCTCTTTATCACCATGACTGATAGTTCCACAGACCTTTTGCGATCGATAACCGACCCTGAACATCCAGTATCTTTGGAGCAGCTTCGAGTGGTAAACCCTGAGGATATTCATGTTGCTGGAAATCGTGTATTGGTGTATCTTACACCTACAATCCCGCATTGCTCCATGTCAACCCTCATTGGTAAGTTCAAAATCATGTAGAAGTTTAAAAGCGGGAATTGATCTTCTGATAGGGCTATCATTGAGAGTGCGATTATTGAGGGCTTTACCTCCACGATATCGGGTGGACATTCGTATCAAGTCGGGAACTCACCAATCCGAGCATGCAGTCAACAAACAGTTGAACGATAAGGAACGAGTACAAGCGGCTTTGGAGAACAAGCATCTGTTGAGTGTGGTGGAAGGCTGTTTGGCCACTGCTGGAAAGCGTGGCGAATAGGCTGGGTATATTTGTATCAGATCAAAGGTTGTAAGGTTGTATTACTATGGCATTATTTTCGTAAGGATGCATTCGCGTAACGTCGTTATAGGTCTTGTTCTAAAGTAAGAAGAAATATGCAAGATTGAAGAAATGAAGTCTCAATGGAAAGTGTACAAATGTAATTCGGAAATAGAGTTGCCACACAGTCGAAATAACCCACATTAGATCATCCctcccctcttctttctaGCCTCTCTTACCGCACTGATCTCTCTCACTACACCTGCAACCCAGTTTCTCacaacctcctccaacaTCTCTTCCCAGCCTTCAAGTTTCTTGGCAACGGCCATCGGGTCAAATTCAATCTTGGGTACATCTCGACCTTTCATCGTGGTAGAAGCGGGTGTACTAGGtagagaagaggcggatTTGGGGGTTGAAGGTGGAGCGGATGTGGACCGTTCAACTCGGTCTTTGCCGGCCTGAGGGAGTGCAACAGGTTTGGGAAGGAATGAGGAGGCGCTTGTGGAAGATGGCATGAGGATTGGGAGTTGATATCGATGCCTCAAGGCTCTGTTCATGATCAGTTTGTGGTCCGGGATTAAACTTGGttaaaagaaaaagatacATACGCTGCAAAGCAAGTCAGATTCCCGACCCGTCTAAATGTCCACTCCTtatctttcttcccttcttcacctgTAAGTGTAAGATCGTCGTTCCCACCGGTGACTGCGAGAGTAGGATGTATGTCTTCCTCCGGGATGAATCCCCATGGCTTCGATGATTGGAGGAGAACAGCATTGTAGGCCTGGATAAGTACGTAACCGTCACTAACTCACATTATCAGAGGTGCATTATTTTCATTTGTATAGGGAAAGGCTTACGAGAGGGACGAGAGGAAAGTGCTGCGGAAGTCTTCGCTTTGAGGCGATGGTAACGTGAGGGCCAGTTCAGTAGGCAGATGTGACGACAAGAGGGCATGCAATCGAGCTATCGTGTGGTAAGCGGTATTCCCAAATTATCCCTAGGCCGATAAGAGGCATACCGAAAGCATCTCCTTGCCAGTCCTTGGCCCATTCGGGCAACTCTttttcaccatcttctccttccccgcATACGAGGAACAACTTCTCCACCACGGCAACCCATTTACCCACACCTTCCCTCGTCATTCTggcctccttttcccactCCTGTCCTTCCAAGACACGATAAGATCTCGACTCTTGAACAAGCCTTTCCTCCCAGGGCAGAGAAGCAAGGGAGCCACTATCTCCCACTTGAGCCAATGCGTTAAGGTTGTAATCGTCAGAGTCATATTCCGATTCATAATACTCTGGTTCAACAGAGGACGACTGAGAATTGATCGGTGCAAGAATACGGTTGTCTTCCGGTACACCAACTTGGATACGCAAACGCTCTTCAAGGGCTCGCAGGGCTGTTAAAACGTCTAGGGCAGATTTACGCAAGCTTGTCAAGACGTCATCTTCCTGCTTCTGACCGGAAACGACACGCCGCTCCAAGGGACTTGATACCGCCCTAGGAAGCGGTACGCCAGGTCTCGATGGGGTGGAGAAGCTTGTCCGCAGCTTGGAGTTGGGCGCTGCAAGGATCGCTGACGTCGATGATTGCCCTTGAGAAACagaaagggcaaggaatCGAATTCTTCTCATAGATCTTGCGGTCGTAACCAGTGCTGATCGGATGTCCTCTGATGTgcgagcttcttcctctccacctgCAACGGCGGCAAGGCTGGAAAAGTAGAGAGACCTAGAGGTAGATAAACAATTAGGTGAAGTTGGTGAAACGGGCATTGAGAGACCCCATATCTGACGGATCGAGGTCACAATTTCTCGTGCCTCTTTTCTTGCCGCCTCAGGCTCCACCCTAGGCAGATCAACCTCTTTCCATggcttcctttctctcctttccctttgtTCTTCCTTTGGCAATGGTCTgttctcatcatcatcttcacctaCCATCCCTAAGCCCATGACCCCAGGGCCGCCATCACATCTGACCCCCGCGCCGGCTCCTGTTTTGTGCGATACACCGACCTGGGAGAACTGAAGACGGAGGTTTTGAATTGAGCCGAGCATCTGTACGGATTCCCTCTTAGCTGCTGAGCGAGAGACATGGCGGTACTTTGGGTTCTTCAGTGGCTGGAGGGGTTGATTGTCCATCGTTAATGGGCGAAAAGTATAAGACTATAGAAGGAGTAACTACTGAGGTAACCAAGAGATACTCCATCGATCGGTCCAGAACGCGGCGCGTGCACACTCTTGACTTTACGCGTCGCGATAGGCGCCAGAACTTGGGTACTTTGGGAGGAAGTTAGGCTTGCGATTCCGGGAAAATGGCCAGCACTCTCTTCCCGCTCTCGGGCAGTGGCCACTTCATGCTGCGACCTGCGTCGTGAATGCGGAGTTTCAGTTGTATGCGCCAAGTACGAGTAACTACAGCACAGAGcttctcttttttgatTCCTCATGGGACACCGTAGGGCTGGCGGACGGACAGTGAGCGGCCATTAAACTATCTATTGCGGTCATCTCCCGGTCCCTTTGCTGTCACGCTACGTGCTTCGGTGTATGCCATCGGGAGAGTCAATCCCTGCATACACATCATGCGCCAATCCCCATCGAGGTAAATCGAGCGATTGCTGTCCCTATGATCAGGCACTTCGGCCACTGGTCACCGTTGCCCGCTCGTCGGTCGCCTCCGGTGTTCCACTACCTACGTACTAGTCACTTGTTGGTTATCCATCTTCGGCACTCGGCCACAACGATCAATATGACGAAGGTCCCAGTGGTTGATTCTATTCCTGCGCATCCCATTCCTAATCTGCCTTTATATGTATAGTTGGAGAGCCACAGCCCTTTTTGGTACTTAATAGCCCATTGAGGCTTGCATTCCCTCTTCACTTTTCCCAACATTCCATCGTGACAATGGAACTACTCAAAGCCCTACATCACGAGACGTTGCAGCTCTTTCCCGACTGTATTCGATCATCATCGGTGGCCTGCATTGTTCTCTATTCTCTCAGTGGCATTGCGATCCTCCTTTCCACCGTTTACCTGTGGCTGTGGCCTTTTCAATATGCCAAGTTGCATTTCCGTAATCTCCCTGGTGGGTCGCCTCCATTTCTGCAGTCACCAGCTGCCTTCGCGCTGACATGTCTCAAAAAGGTCCGCCTTCGGATAGCTGGTTCTGGGGGGTCATCCCCACCCTCATCAAGTCTCCCCCTAGCGTTCCCCATAGCATGTGGACAGACGAACACGGGCCCACTATCCGATATCGCGTTGCCCTCGGTGCCCAACGTTTCCTCACCATTGATCCAACCGCTTTAAACTATATCCTCTCCCATGCTGACCTCTTCCCCAAGCCTTCTCGAGTTCGAAAGGCTCTTTCTGATCTTCTTGGCAATGGACTTCTTACCGCCGAAGGTTACACGCACAAAAAACAACGTAAAGCACTCAACCCATCCTTCAGTCCAGCCGCCATCAGGGGTATGGTTCCGGTCTTCTATGACAAGGCTTATGAGCTCAAAGCAAAGTTACTGAGTATCATTGAGGGTGATGAGACCGAGCAGGCCAGTCCTACTCCTTgtaaagaggaagacgaggtggaaggaggaaagaagattgacGTGATGAAGTATCTCGGAAAGACCACTTTGGATGTAATCGGTATCGTGGGGTTCAGCTATGACTTCAAAGCTCTGTCCGAACCCCACAATGAACTATCACAGGCATACTCCAAGATGTTTCAGGCCGGTATGGATGCCAACTTCTGGGACTTTCTGAGAGGAGCTATTCCTCTTGTTAACAAGCTTGTGAGTCGCGAACATTGCCATGTTTGGGAGGTGTGAAGTTGATCATATACAGCCCAACAAGCGAGCAACTGAGATAGCTGCCAGGAAGGCGGTTACTCTTCGTATCGGCAAAGTACGTAACGTCAAAAATCCTCTGGAATGGGACTGACGCATCTGCAGAAAATCGTCGAGGACAAGAAGCGCGAGGTCATGTCTGCCCATTCCGAGGGCTTGGAAAAGCGAGAGGACATTGGCGATGATCTTCTTTCTATCCTCAGTCAGTCTTAAATATTCCTTCACATATCCCGCAACCTGACGTCCAAACAGTCAAAGCAAACATGGCCTCCGATGTAAAGCCGGAACAAAAGCTCTCTGATAAAGAAGTTTTAGATCAAATTACGACTTTCATGCTTGCCGGTAACGAGACGTCTTCGACTGCTCTTACTTGGATTCTGTACAGTCTCACTCAACATCCCGAGTGTCAGAAGCGCCTTAGAGAAGAAGTCCTCGCTGTTCCAGACGATCGCCCATCTCTGTATGTCTACTCATATGGGATTGAATAATCGTGGCTGACTCGCCCCTAGCGAAACACTCAATAATCTGTCCTACATGGACGCTGTCATCCGAGAAGCCCTCCGTTTGCACGCTCCTGCTCCTGGCACCATGAGAGAAGCCAAAGAAGACACGATCATTCCTCTAAGCATGCCTGTAACAGGTCGCGACGGAAAACAGATTGACAGTGTGAAAATCAACAAAGGCATCATGGTATTCATTCGTACGCTTTCCTTTCATTATCTTTCGGAAAGAATGGCTGATTGCAAATGAATAGCTATTATGACAGTGAACACTTCTCCTGCTATCTGGGGTCCCGACGCCCGC belongs to Cryptococcus neoformans var. grubii H99 chromosome 7, complete sequence and includes:
- a CDS encoding cytochrome P450 is translated as MELLKALHHETLQLFPDCIRSSSVACIVLYSLSGIAILLSTVYLWLWPFQYAKLHFRNLPGPPSDSWFWGVIPTLIKSPPSVPHSMWTDEHGPTIRYRVALGAQRFLTIDPTALNYILSHADLFPKPSRVRKALSDLLGNGLLTAEGYTHKKQRKALNPSFSPAAIRGMVPVFYDKAYELKAKLLSIIEGDETEQASPTPCKEEDEVEGGKKIDVMKYLGKTTLDVIGIVGFSYDFKALSEPHNELSQAYSKMFQAGMDANFWDFLRGAIPLVNKLPNKRATEIAARKAVTLRIGKKIVEDKKREVMSAHSEGLEKREDIGDDLLSILIKANMASDVKPEQKLSDKEVLDQITTFMLAGNETSSTALTWILYSLTQHPECQKRLREEVLAVPDDRPSLETLNNLSYMDAVIREALRLHAPAPGTMREAKEDTIIPLSMPVTGRDGKQIDSVKINKGIMVFIPIMTVNTSPAIWGPDARVFNPDRHLKASSNSFGGANMHVPGVWGNMLSFLGGARNCIGYKLALAEISTILFVLIRSFEFQELNSKPVVEKKASVVMRPRIKGEESAGLQMPLMVKPLLM